CGTGTGATAGGTTGCAGATTTGCCATGACGATTCCCAGGACGATCGCGCCTCTTTCTTGGTCTGAATTGGAAGCATTGACGGATTTTCAACTGGATTATGTCAATGGCCCGACGAATGCGCAGTCGCGGTTGCGGTTGTTTGGGCAGCCGGAGTCGGCGGTGCGGGTGACGTTGTACCGCGATCACCATGCTTGGTGTCCCTATTGCCAAAAGGTGTGGCTGTGGTTGGAGGAAAAGCAAATTCCCTACCGCATTGAAAAGGTGACGATGTTTTGTTACGGGGAGAAGGAGCGCTGGTATAAGCAGAAGGTGCCTTCGGGAATGCTACCGGCGATCGAATTGGATGGACGGGTGATCACGGAAAGTGATGATATTTTGTGGGCGTTGGAACGGGTGTATGGACCGCTGGGTCTGGGGATGGAAGATCCACAGGTGGTGCCGTTGCGGCGGTTGGAGCGCTTGTTGTTTCGGGCGTGGTGTGGTTGGTTATGCTATCCGGCTCGATCTCGCCAGGAGGACGATCGCAGTCGATCGCAGTTTGTGGCGGTGGTGCAGGAGGTAGAGGCGGCATTGGCGAGGACACCGGGGCCGTATTTTCTGGCGGAGTTTGGCACGGCGGATGTGATTTTTACGCCCTATGTGGAGCGGATGAATGCCAGTTTGTACTACTACAAGGGGTATTCGTTGCGGGAGGAGAATCCTCGGTTGTCGGCTTGGTTTGATGCTATGGAGACGAGATCGACCTATCGGGGGACGCAGAGTGATTTCCATACCCATGCCCATGATTTGCCGCCGCAGATGGGGGGCTGTTATGGCAATGGTTCGGCGGAGATGCAGGCGGCGCAGCAGCGGGTGAATGGTGGGCCGTGGTTGGGGCTGCCGGATGTAGCTTATCCAGAGCCAGAAAGTTCACGATCGGAGGCGTTGTTTCGGGTGTTGAAGCATCGATCGAAGATTATTCGGGTGAATCCGGCGGAGGATGGCGCGTTTGAGGTGGCGTTGCGCTGTGCGTTGACGTATTTGATGACGGGGGAGCGTTGTGTGCCGCCGGAGGGGATGGATTCGGCGTTGCGGTATTTGCGCGATCGCATTTGTGTACCGAGGGATATGTCGATCTATGCGGCGAAGCGGTTACGGGAAGCGCTGGAGACAACTGCAGCGCTAGTGGGCGATCGACCGGGGGTGCCGATTCCGGTGAAACATCGTCGCGATCAGGATCCGATTAATTTTGTCAATGCTGGGGGTTAGGATTGGATGATTGCTGGGGGTTATTCCTGGCTGGTGGGTTGGGTGGCTCGCAAAATCAGCCAACTGGAAATGATGAGCCAGAGAAAGGCGAGGATGTAGGCGATCGTCATCATGCCTTTAATTTTGTCGGTGAGGTTTGTCCAATAGGTGGAGTCGTAGGTTAGACAGAGAGCCCCGACGACTTGGCCGGATTGGTTTTTGATGGGGCCGTAGATGGAAACCCAGGTACCGAATTCGTTTTTGTAGGGGGTGAGGTTGATGACGACATCGGTCAAGCCCTTTTCCATTTCGCTGAGGTTGTCGGTGATCAGGCTGTGGTAAGGGGAGGCTTGGCTGGGGTCGGTGATGCGGTTGAGGTCGCCGACCAGGATCAGTTTGCGATCGGCGTTGCGGGTATAGGTGGCGGGAAAGGCTTTGGGGGCGATTTGGTGGACGGTTTGTAACCAGTCTTGATGCGCTTGGTAGAGGGGGTGGGTGCTGGGTTCGGTTTGACCGGGGGCGAGGTTGAGTCGGCTGAGTTGGGCAAATTCGTCGCCGTCGATGCCTGCGAGGGCTCCGTCGAGGGTTTCCTCCATGGTTTGCTCGACCTGTTGTTCGGCGATCGTGCTGATGCGCCAGTAGATGAGGGTGAGTCCGGCGGCGACGAAGAGGAGGTTAGCGATGACGGTGGTGAGGACGACGATCCATTTCGCTTTTTGGCGGGCTTTGAGGGCAGCGGTTTTGGCGTTGAGGCTGGCGGTGATGTAGGCGCTGTGGTTGGCGGTGGGGCGGGGTTGTTTGCTGATGCCTTGGCTGAGCCAGGTTTGGGCGTCGGCGAGGTCGGTGCCGCGCAGGAGGTAGCTGGGGTCTTGGTTGCGGTGTTGCCATTCGATCGATCGCAGGAGGAAGCGGGTGTGGGCGCGAACGTAGTCGAGGTCGGTGTCGAGGGCGGTGATCAGGTCTTGGAAGGCTTGCTGAAAGTTGTCGGTTGCGCGGGCGAAGATCCAGTTGTGTTGGGAGATGCAGCGGTGGACGCTGGCCATGTCGAAGCCTTCGCGCCAGAGCAGGGGAAGGAAGCGTTTGTTGTGTTTGGCGGCGTGGTCGATTTCGTCGCGGCAGACGCTGGAGAGGACGGAGTCGGGGCTGATGATGAAGACGAAGCTGTCAGCGGCTTCGATGCCCCGTTGGATGGATTTCCACCAGTCTTCGCCTTTGTTGATGTCGTCCCAGTCGATCCAGGGGTCGCGGCCTAGGGCTTGGAATTGGGCGACGAGTTGTTCGACGAAGGCTTTGTCGCGACGGGAGTAGGAGATGAAAACGTCGTTTTTGCTGACCCATTGGGTGGGTGGGATGGGGTCTGGAGTGGAGGGGCTGGGCTGTCCCATGGTGCGATCGCGGATCAAGTTCAGGAATTTCCGCAGTATAGCAAGGGGTAATTGGGGGGTTGGAAATCTTTGATAAATCTACAGGGCAGGGGGGGCAAAAATGGTAATGGATCGAGCGTCCAGACCTAGGGATTTTAGTGGGATTTTAGTTGATTAACACCACTAGTACAATAGAACAAATCCTCTTGTAAATTAGCGAAAGTATGCGTCGTGATGCAATTTTTTATAAATTGTTCCAGCAATCTCCCAGTCTGCTGTTTGAGCTATTGGACGCGGTGCCGGAAACTGCCAATTCTGTCATGCAGATACGACGTGAACGCTATCGATTTGAATCAGTGGCGGTGAAAGAGCCGACGTTTATGATCGATGGGGTGTTTTTGCCCCCAGAAGATGAACCTGAAGGGGTAGTCTTTTTTTCTGAGGTTCAGATGCAGCCCGATCGCAGGCTCTATGAGCGAATGTTTACAGAGTCGATGGCCTATTTTTATCGCAATCGAGATGCATTTTTTGATTGGCAGATGGTAGTGATTTACCCGTCACGATCGATGGAACAGTCTGAAACCTACCCCTATCGGGCATTACTAAACAGTGATCAGGTGCATCGGATTTATCTGAATGAGTTGGGCGCGCTCGAACTTTTGCCGTTGGGGGTGGCGACTATGGTGCTGACGATCGAAGAGGATGCAACTGCACCAGAGAAGGCGAGGATGCTGATTGGGCGGGCGAGCCAGGAGATTACGGACTTGCCTATGAAACAAGGCATAATAGAGATGATCAGTACAATCATCGTGTATAAGTTTACGAATTTATCGCGGGAGGAAATTGATACGATGCTAGGCACTAAATTGGAAGAAACCAGAGTCTTTCGGGAAGCGAAGGAAGAGGAGGCACGATCGCTGATTACTCGACAACTGACTCGCAAATTTGGATCTATTCCTGATCTTTCCTTCGATCGGATTAACTCCCTTTCGATCGAGCAATTGGAATCCCTCAGTGAAGAGCTACTCGATTTTGGAGCCATTGATGACCTCATAGGTTGGCTCAAAAATCAGGGGTAGAGCGATCGATGACTTGAAATGGCGATCGTGCTGCTCAAGTTTGAATGGATACTATGCTAGAGATTAATTTGGAAGAAACCAGGGTATTTCGGGAAGCGCAAGAAGAGAAAGCGAAGACGATCGCACTTAATTTTCTAAAGCTAGGAATGCTCTCGATCGAAGTGATCGCTCAAGCTACAGGATTATCGATTGAACAAGTCCAAGCTCTGCAAGCGCAGGTAGAACAAAATTAAGGGACGATCGCGCTGCTCTAGTTTGTATCGACATTATGCTAGGTACTAAACTTGAAGAAACACGGGTCTTTCGGGAAGCGAAGGAAGAGGAGGCACGATCGCTGGTTTATCTTCAGTTAGAACAAAAATTTGATGCGTTATCTGATGCCCTTAAAGATCGAATCAATGCCTTGTCGCTCGACCAATTGCAGGCTCTAGCGATCGCGCCGCTCCGGTTTGCCTCGATCGATGACCTGACAAATTGGCTAGATCATCAGGGGTAGTAGCGATCGATGACTTGAAATGGCGATCGCGGATCAAGTTCAGGAATTTTCGCAGTCTAGCAAGGGGAAATTGGGGGGTTGGAAATCTTTGATAAATCTACAGGGCAGGGGGGCCAGTGCCAGTGCGATCGGATCAGTAGGGTTAAAATGGGTTATGGTTCGCTTGATGAATGGGCCATGACCTTTTTGCTCTGCTGGATTGGTTTTGGGCGAAGGAGAGGTTGCTGATGGTACAGGTTCCAGACAAAACAATTACGCTGGAGACGTTTCTGAAGTTGCCAGAGACCAAACCCGCGAGTGAGTATATTGATGGGCGAATCGTTCAAAAACCTATGCCGCAGGGAAAGCACAGCAAACTACAGGGTAAGCTGGTTACCGCAATTAATCAGCTTGTTGAAGATCAGAAGATTGCTCTGGCTTTTCCAGAATTGCGTTGTACTTTTGGTGAGCGATCGATTGTTCCGGATGTTGCTGTGTTCGCTTGGGATCGAATTCCTGTTGATGATAACGGTGATATTGCCAATGTCTTTCCGCGATGTCCAGATTGGGCGATCGAGATTCTTTCCCCGGATCAAAGCCCAACTAAAGTTACTGGAAATATCCTGCACTGCTTAAACCATGGGTGTCAGATGGGATGGCTGATTGATCCAGCAGAAAAGTCTGTCCTCATTTATCCATCGGGACAACAACCCGAGTTTTTACAAGAAGCACAGGATGTTTTACCCGTTCCCCGTTTAGTGGCTGACTTGCAGCTCACGATCGCTGATGTGTTTGGTTGGTTGAAGCTGTAATCTTTCGTTTTTAGGCAACCAATAGGACAATCTGATCTTCACTCGCCAGCCCTCCGATCCCCCTAAATCCCCCTTAAAAAGGGGGACTTTGAGTCAATAAAAAGGGGGACTTTGAGTTAATCAAGCAAAAAATAGAAATTCTATGAGATTTTCTCCTATTTCTTTCTATTCCCCCCTTATTAAGGGGGGCTAGGGGGGATCGGATCTGTAGCGTGGATGAATCAATTTGATACCACTGTCCCAAATTCATGGGCCATGGCTATAAAACAAGGCACGATCGCACTGGTTAGGTAAGCTACGAAGACTTAAACGCTAAACTGAAACCAAGCTCAATACAGACTGCTTTCTCGATTTCTTCCCAATAAACTTCTTCTAAAACACCCTGTTTATTCTTAATCCTCTGAGCATCTACAGCCCTCAATTGACTTAAATTGATGTGCCGATCTCCATCGAGTCCATTCTGCGTAGTTGGTTTAACATTCACAACGAACGGGTACGTCCTTGTTCCAGGCAACAATGGAGCAACTATTGTTGTTGTCCCATTTTGGTTGCCAATATCATTTTGCAGAATTAGACAGGGGCGTTCTTTATCGGTTTCATGACCAATAACGGGTTTCAAATCGACCCACCAGATCTCTCCTCGCCTGTAGGTTAAGTTTCCGTTAGGCATTTAAACCATCACCTGCTGCAATATCCCAGACAGAGATTTCTGCCTGGAATTCTGGGTCATTAGCCTGAGCTTTATAAGCATCTTCTAGCTCTCGCATGAAAATCCTTTTCTTCTCTTGCAAGAGAACATTATTGATAAAGCTGCTACGATTGCTTGCCAGCTGATCTACAAAATCTAGAACTTCGTCATCCAAGGTGATACTAACTTTCTTACTCATGGCTGTAAGCCGACTGCGACAGCTTGGTAGGATTATATTGTCATACTAGTTAATCCTACCTTGATTGTCAACGATGCCGCATTCAAACTAACTGGTGAGTAGCCTGAGATGCCTAACGAAGCGATCGCCCCGTAGCTTGCGCGATCGCTTTCCGAGGTGGAGGGCTTTGCCAACGAACCAGTCCAAGCTCTGCAAGTACAGGTAGAACAAAATTCAGGTAGAACAAATTTGCTGACCCAGGGGGTGGGTGGGGCTAGGGCGTTTCAAAAATGGTAATGGCTGGGGGTGGCTGGGGTGGCTGGGGCCATGATAGAAGGGTCTTTCTCTATCCCCCGGTAATTATGCGGTACTTCATGGCTTCTCGGATGGTGCGGCGGTCTGGTGTTTGGGCGGGCTTGGTGCTGGGAATGTTGGCCTGT
The sequence above is drawn from the Alkalinema sp. FACHB-956 genome and encodes:
- a CDS encoding glutathione S-transferase family protein gives rise to the protein MTIPRTIAPLSWSELEALTDFQLDYVNGPTNAQSRLRLFGQPESAVRVTLYRDHHAWCPYCQKVWLWLEEKQIPYRIEKVTMFCYGEKERWYKQKVPSGMLPAIELDGRVITESDDILWALERVYGPLGLGMEDPQVVPLRRLERLLFRAWCGWLCYPARSRQEDDRSRSQFVAVVQEVEAALARTPGPYFLAEFGTADVIFTPYVERMNASLYYYKGYSLREENPRLSAWFDAMETRSTYRGTQSDFHTHAHDLPPQMGGCYGNGSAEMQAAQQRVNGGPWLGLPDVAYPEPESSRSEALFRVLKHRSKIIRVNPAEDGAFEVALRCALTYLMTGERCVPPEGMDSALRYLRDRICVPRDMSIYAAKRLREALETTAALVGDRPGVPIPVKHRRDQDPINFVNAGG
- a CDS encoding toll/interleukin-1 receptor domain-containing protein, which translates into the protein MGQPSPSTPDPIPPTQWVSKNDVFISYSRRDKAFVEQLVAQFQALGRDPWIDWDDINKGEDWWKSIQRGIEAADSFVFIISPDSVLSSVCRDEIDHAAKHNKRFLPLLWREGFDMASVHRCISQHNWIFARATDNFQQAFQDLITALDTDLDYVRAHTRFLLRSIEWQHRNQDPSYLLRGTDLADAQTWLSQGISKQPRPTANHSAYITASLNAKTAALKARQKAKWIVVLTTVIANLLFVAAGLTLIYWRISTIAEQQVEQTMEETLDGALAGIDGDEFAQLSRLNLAPGQTEPSTHPLYQAHQDWLQTVHQIAPKAFPATYTRNADRKLILVGDLNRITDPSQASPYHSLITDNLSEMEKGLTDVVINLTPYKNEFGTWVSIYGPIKNQSGQVVGALCLTYDSTYWTNLTDKIKGMMTIAYILAFLWLIISSWLILRATQPTSQE
- a CDS encoding Rpn family recombination-promoting nuclease/putative transposase, with protein sequence MRRDAIFYKLFQQSPSLLFELLDAVPETANSVMQIRRERYRFESVAVKEPTFMIDGVFLPPEDEPEGVVFFSEVQMQPDRRLYERMFTESMAYFYRNRDAFFDWQMVVIYPSRSMEQSETYPYRALLNSDQVHRIYLNELGALELLPLGVATMVLTIEEDATAPEKARMLIGRASQEITDLPMKQGIIEMISTIIVYKFTNLSREEIDTMLGTKLEETRVFREAKEEEARSLITRQLTRKFGSIPDLSFDRINSLSIEQLESLSEELLDFGAIDDLIGWLKNQG
- a CDS encoding DUF4351 domain-containing protein; its protein translation is MLGTKLEETRVFREAKEEEARSLVYLQLEQKFDALSDALKDRINALSLDQLQALAIAPLRFASIDDLTNWLDHQG
- a CDS encoding Uma2 family endonuclease, whose amino-acid sequence is MVQVPDKTITLETFLKLPETKPASEYIDGRIVQKPMPQGKHSKLQGKLVTAINQLVEDQKIALAFPELRCTFGERSIVPDVAVFAWDRIPVDDNGDIANVFPRCPDWAIEILSPDQSPTKVTGNILHCLNHGCQMGWLIDPAEKSVLIYPSGQQPEFLQEAQDVLPVPRLVADLQLTIADVFGWLKL
- a CDS encoding type II toxin-antitoxin system PemK/MazF family toxin produces the protein MPNGNLTYRRGEIWWVDLKPVIGHETDKERPCLILQNDIGNQNGTTTIVAPLLPGTRTYPFVVNVKPTTQNGLDGDRHINLSQLRAVDAQRIKNKQGVLEEVYWEEIEKAVCIELGFSLAFKSS